The following are encoded in a window of Amycolatopsis solani genomic DNA:
- a CDS encoding cytochrome P450, whose amino-acid sequence MAITDPDTYVRGVPYDELARLRRAGPVVRVDDFWAVLGHAEVRRVLRDPGVFSSQLGGTQIRDAADLAYVRKMMLNMDPPEHGRLRGLLTKAFTPRAIAKLTSQIETWARDLVAAVAGDGECDFAAVAADLPLITLAGVFGVPEQDRRLMYDWSNRVIGYQDAEYAVSSTVSAAEVSELARAALAVRPSPGPEGSMPDPRTRAGMPDLYAYANALGEHKRSHPGDDVMSTLMRHVGDDGERVSLAEFENLFWLFSVAGNETLRNGLPGGMLALLSHPAEYRRLLADRSLLPSAVEEMLRWWTPVMHFRRTAVSGVRLSDVDIGAGDKVVVWFSSANRDPAVFASPDTFDIGRTPNDHLTFGHGPHFCLGAHLARVQMRAMFGAVLDLLGFVELAGEPVRLRSNFQNGLKSLPIRWGR is encoded by the coding sequence GTGGCGATCACCGATCCGGACACCTACGTGCGAGGGGTCCCGTACGACGAGCTGGCGCGGCTGCGGCGCGCCGGCCCGGTGGTGCGCGTGGACGACTTCTGGGCCGTGCTCGGGCACGCCGAGGTACGGCGGGTGCTGCGCGACCCCGGCGTGTTTTCGTCCCAGCTCGGCGGGACGCAGATCCGCGACGCGGCCGACCTCGCGTACGTGCGCAAGATGATGCTGAACATGGACCCGCCGGAGCACGGCAGGCTGCGCGGGCTGCTGACCAAGGCGTTCACCCCGCGGGCGATCGCGAAACTGACGTCGCAGATCGAGACGTGGGCGCGCGACCTCGTCGCGGCGGTGGCCGGTGACGGCGAGTGCGACTTCGCCGCGGTGGCGGCGGATCTGCCGCTGATCACCCTGGCCGGGGTGTTCGGCGTGCCGGAGCAGGACCGGCGGCTGATGTACGACTGGAGCAACCGCGTGATCGGCTACCAGGACGCCGAATACGCGGTCAGCTCCACGGTTTCCGCCGCCGAGGTGAGCGAGCTGGCGCGGGCCGCGCTCGCCGTCCGCCCGTCGCCGGGGCCGGAGGGGTCGATGCCGGATCCGCGGACGCGCGCGGGCATGCCGGACCTCTACGCGTACGCGAACGCGCTCGGCGAGCACAAGCGCTCGCACCCAGGTGACGACGTCATGAGCACCCTGATGCGGCACGTGGGCGACGACGGCGAGCGCGTCTCGCTCGCCGAGTTCGAGAACCTGTTCTGGCTGTTTTCCGTGGCGGGCAACGAAACCCTGCGCAACGGGCTGCCCGGCGGGATGCTCGCGCTGCTCTCGCACCCCGCGGAATACCGGCGGCTGCTGGCGGACCGGTCGCTGCTGCCGTCGGCGGTCGAGGAGATGCTCCGGTGGTGGACGCCGGTCATGCACTTCCGGCGCACCGCGGTTTCCGGCGTTCGGCTGTCCGATGTGGACATCGGCGCCGGGGACAAGGTCGTGGTGTGGTTCTCGTCGGCCAACCGCGATCCGGCCGTCTTCGCTTCGCCGGACACGTTCGACATCGGGCGCACGCCGAACGACCACCTCACCTTCGGCCACGGCCCGCACTTCTGCCTCGGCGCGCACCTGGCGCGGGTGCAAATGCGGGCGATGTTCGGCGCGGTCTTGGACCTGCTGGGTTTCGTCGAGCTCGCCGGCGAGCCGGTCCGGCTGCGGTCGAACTTCCAGAACGGCCTGAAGTCGCTGCCGATCCGGTGGGGTCGCTGA
- a CDS encoding LysR family transcriptional regulator, translating into MEIREMRAFVAVVEAGAMSKAARQLHVSQPALSQTITSLERRLGLQLLVRTSTGVQTTEAGATLLSESRAVLARHDQALAALARHTTTGVLRVGVPLELPPELLPSALARLAAAYPDTRVQARHLSSVAQVVALRAGELDVGLVRERPPGSDLDAVLVVAEDVGVLLAADVAERLGSPVRLEDLAGLEWFAFARAGSPAWYDELAAILRSHGLDVGPEVPEERRLIVELKIPAVNSGGAYAFAPPQWPYPLPDTVRWVPLAGTPIVRRTWAVWPAASHRRDLAEFVAALEDYRQN; encoded by the coding sequence ATGGAGATCCGGGAGATGCGGGCGTTCGTCGCGGTGGTCGAAGCCGGGGCGATGTCGAAGGCGGCGCGGCAGCTGCACGTCAGCCAGCCGGCGCTGTCCCAGACGATCACTTCGCTGGAACGGCGGCTCGGCCTCCAGCTGCTGGTCCGCACGAGCACCGGCGTGCAGACCACCGAAGCCGGGGCGACGCTGCTGAGCGAGTCCCGCGCGGTGCTGGCCCGGCACGACCAGGCCCTCGCCGCGCTGGCCCGGCACACCACGACCGGGGTGTTGCGCGTCGGCGTCCCCCTGGAACTGCCACCGGAACTGCTGCCCTCGGCGCTCGCGCGGCTGGCGGCGGCGTACCCGGACACGCGGGTGCAGGCGCGGCACCTGTCGTCGGTGGCGCAGGTGGTCGCGCTGCGGGCGGGCGAGCTGGACGTCGGGCTGGTGCGCGAGCGCCCGCCGGGGTCCGACCTCGACGCGGTGCTCGTGGTGGCGGAGGACGTCGGCGTCCTGCTGGCCGCGGACGTGGCGGAGAGGCTGGGCTCGCCGGTCCGGCTGGAGGACCTGGCCGGGCTGGAGTGGTTCGCGTTCGCCCGCGCGGGCAGCCCGGCGTGGTACGACGAGCTGGCGGCGATCCTGCGCAGTCACGGCCTCGACGTCGGGCCGGAGGTGCCGGAGGAGCGGCGGCTGATCGTCGAGCTGAAGATCCCGGCGGTCAACTCGGGTGGGGCGTATGCGTTCGCGCCGCCCCAGTGGCCGTACCCGCTGCCGGACACGGTGCGGTGGGTGCCCCTCGCCGGCACCCCGATCGTCCGGCGGACGTGGGCGGTCTGGCCCGCGGCGTCGCACCGGCGTGACCTCGCGGAGTTCGTCGCGGCGCTGGAGGACTATCGACAGAACTGA
- a CDS encoding SDR family NAD(P)-dependent oxidoreductase, protein MSTELSGSTALVTGGTSGIGRATAIALAGLGAHVVLSGRDAGRGAEVVSAIREAGGKADFVAADLTDAASAKALADRAREVGGHVDVLVNNAGIFPTGPTASLTEADFDRVYTTNVKVPFFLVAELAPEMAARGHGAIVNVSTMVATRGMTGMALYGSSKASVELLTKAWAAEFGPSGVRVNAVSPGPTRTEGTAVFGDGLDELASAGPAGRVAAPSEIAAAIAFLVADKASFIQGAILPVDGGRLAV, encoded by the coding sequence ATGAGTACGGAACTGTCCGGGTCGACGGCACTGGTGACCGGCGGGACGAGCGGCATCGGCCGCGCGACGGCGATCGCGCTGGCCGGGCTCGGCGCCCACGTCGTCCTGTCCGGCCGGGACGCCGGGCGCGGCGCCGAGGTCGTCTCGGCCATCCGGGAAGCGGGCGGCAAAGCCGACTTCGTGGCGGCCGACCTGACGGACGCGGCATCGGCGAAGGCGCTCGCCGACCGGGCGCGGGAAGTCGGCGGGCACGTCGACGTGCTGGTGAACAACGCCGGCATCTTCCCCACCGGCCCGACGGCGTCGCTGACCGAGGCCGACTTCGACCGCGTCTACACGACGAACGTGAAGGTGCCGTTCTTCCTCGTCGCCGAACTGGCCCCGGAGATGGCCGCCCGAGGTCACGGCGCGATCGTCAACGTGTCCACGATGGTGGCGACGCGGGGCATGACGGGCATGGCGCTGTACGGCTCGTCGAAGGCGTCGGTGGAGCTGCTGACGAAGGCGTGGGCGGCGGAGTTCGGCCCGTCCGGTGTCCGCGTCAACGCGGTCAGCCCGGGCCCGACCCGCACCGAGGGCACAGCGGTCTTCGGCGACGGCCTGGACGAGCTGGCCTCAGCGGGCCCGGCGGGCCGAGTGGCGGCACCGTCCGAGATCGCGGCGGCGATCGCGTTCCTGGTGGCGGACAAGGCCAGCTTCATCCAGGGCGCAATCCTCCCGGTGGACGGCGGCCGCCTGGCGGTGTGA
- a CDS encoding EXPERA domain-containing protein — protein MNLPLRERKIDVFFAVLFSAFTVTSLISDLLPTVGVDFSKPTGNFFVDSNYWYAHDADPLFMHPPDWMRIVTGLSAFVYLPFYVVLVFALLTGQNWIQLPSVVYATMIVTLTGIVVFGVEFFGDPATRTGNPAKFLAFNLPYVLVPLLLLVRMRKPLPFTRRF, from the coding sequence ATGAACCTGCCGCTGCGGGAACGGAAGATCGACGTCTTCTTCGCGGTGCTGTTCTCGGCCTTCACGGTGACGTCGCTGATCAGCGACCTGCTGCCGACCGTCGGCGTCGACTTCTCGAAGCCGACGGGCAACTTCTTCGTCGACTCCAACTACTGGTACGCCCACGACGCCGACCCGCTGTTCATGCACCCGCCGGACTGGATGCGGATCGTCACCGGGCTCTCGGCGTTCGTCTACCTGCCGTTCTACGTCGTGCTCGTCTTCGCGCTGCTCACCGGCCAGAACTGGATCCAGCTGCCGTCGGTGGTCTACGCGACGATGATCGTCACGCTGACCGGGATCGTCGTGTTCGGCGTCGAGTTCTTCGGCGACCCGGCCACCCGCACCGGCAACCCGGCGAAGTTCCTCGCCTTCAACCTGCCCTACGTCCTGGTGCCGCTCCTGCTGCTGGTCCGGATGCGCAAGCCACTCCCGTTCACCCGCCGTTTCTGA
- a CDS encoding RNA polymerase sigma factor — protein sequence MFREERGLLLAALVRRFGDLDLAEEVTSEAIEAALVHWPAEGVPPKPGAWLMTTARRKAVDRLRRDQAYAARLAVMQVEADRAAPAPAPDGELPDERLQLFFTCAHPALPAEDRAALTLRCLAGLTTPEVARAFLVPSATMGKRIVRAKNRIRTLRIPFRVPDPAELPGRLPGVLQVVYSIFTEGYAASSGPDLQRLDLAEEAIRLARILRRLLPGEREVTGLLALMLLIHARRDARTGPDGDLVLLDAQDRTRWDRALIDEGTPLVELALTGGPPGLYGVQAAIAALHDEAPDVATTDWPQIVALYDVLRGLAPSPVVDLNRAVAVAMRDGPAAGLALLDALASEPRLREYSPFPAARGDLLSRLGRHPEAAAAYRDALALAGTEPERAHLRRRLAEVAGP from the coding sequence GTGTTCCGGGAGGAGCGCGGGCTGCTGCTGGCCGCGCTCGTGCGCCGGTTCGGCGACCTCGACCTGGCCGAGGAGGTGACGTCGGAGGCGATCGAGGCCGCGCTGGTGCACTGGCCGGCCGAGGGCGTGCCGCCGAAGCCGGGGGCCTGGCTGATGACGACGGCGCGGCGCAAGGCGGTCGACCGGCTGCGCCGTGACCAGGCCTACGCGGCCCGGCTCGCCGTCATGCAGGTCGAGGCCGACCGCGCGGCGCCCGCTCCTGCGCCCGACGGCGAATTGCCGGACGAGCGGCTCCAGTTGTTCTTCACGTGCGCGCACCCGGCGTTGCCCGCGGAGGACCGCGCGGCGCTGACGTTGCGCTGCCTCGCGGGCCTGACGACCCCCGAGGTGGCGCGCGCGTTCCTGGTGCCGAGCGCGACGATGGGGAAGCGGATCGTCCGCGCGAAGAACCGGATCCGCACGCTGCGGATCCCGTTCCGCGTGCCGGACCCCGCCGAGCTGCCCGGCCGGCTGCCGGGCGTACTCCAGGTCGTGTACTCGATCTTCACCGAGGGGTACGCGGCGAGTTCGGGACCGGACCTGCAGCGCCTCGACCTGGCGGAAGAGGCGATCCGGCTGGCCCGGATCCTGCGCCGCCTCCTGCCCGGCGAACGCGAGGTCACCGGGTTGCTGGCCCTGATGCTGCTGATCCACGCCCGCCGCGACGCGCGCACCGGCCCGGACGGGGACCTGGTGCTGCTCGACGCCCAGGACCGCACCCGCTGGGACCGCGCGCTGATCGACGAGGGAACCCCGCTGGTCGAGCTCGCGCTGACCGGCGGCCCACCCGGCCTGTACGGCGTCCAGGCGGCGATCGCGGCCCTGCACGACGAAGCCCCGGACGTGGCGACGACGGACTGGCCCCAGATCGTCGCGTTGTACGACGTCCTGCGTGGCCTGGCCCCGTCCCCGGTGGTGGACCTGAACCGAGCGGTGGCGGTGGCGATGCGCGACGGCCCGGCGGCGGGGCTGGCGCTGCTCGACGCGTTGGCTTCGGAGCCCCGGCTACGCGAGTACAGCCCGTTCCCGGCGGCTCGCGGCGACCTGCTGAGTCGCCTGGGCCGCCACCCCGAAGCGGCGGCGGCGTATCGCGACGCTCTCGCCCTGGCCGGCACCGAGCCCGAGCGCGCCCACCTGCGCCGCCGCCTCGCCGAGGTCGCCGGTCCGTGA
- a CDS encoding TetR/AcrR family transcriptional regulator: MPRPRVHDLDALLDVAERLVASAGYENVTVRGLATAAGVPNGTIYHAFGSLSELLARVWVRAATAFLDLQTAQVDAAATPVEAVVAAAGTPALFADQRPDAARMLLKVRGDRLFGPELPDELADTLHALDKRLVALLVRLARLLWDRGDGLAVEVVTTCVVDLPTAFFRRDLTDPLVRERLAAAVRAVLTVPPREKDRP; this comes from the coding sequence ATGCCCCGCCCCCGTGTCCACGACCTCGACGCGCTGCTCGACGTCGCCGAACGGCTCGTCGCGTCTGCGGGGTACGAAAACGTGACCGTGCGCGGGCTGGCGACGGCCGCGGGCGTGCCGAACGGCACGATCTACCACGCGTTCGGCTCGCTCAGCGAGCTGCTCGCCCGGGTCTGGGTGCGTGCGGCGACGGCGTTCCTCGACCTGCAGACCGCGCAGGTGGACGCGGCGGCGACTCCCGTGGAGGCCGTCGTCGCGGCCGCCGGCACTCCCGCGCTGTTCGCCGACCAGCGTCCCGACGCGGCCCGGATGCTGCTCAAAGTCCGTGGCGACCGCCTCTTCGGGCCCGAACTGCCCGACGAGCTCGCCGACACCCTGCACGCGCTGGACAAACGGCTGGTCGCACTGCTGGTGCGGCTCGCGCGGCTGCTCTGGGACCGCGGCGACGGCCTGGCCGTCGAAGTCGTCACCACCTGCGTCGTCGACCTGCCGACCGCGTTCTTCCGGCGCGACCTCACCGATCCACTGGTGCGGGAGCGGCTCGCCGCCGCCGTGCGAGCCGTGCTGACCGTGCCACCGCGAGAAAAGGACCGACCGTGA
- a CDS encoding threonine synthase: MPYSFLSHLDCSRTGERFDADAVQGLSPSGAPLLARYDLDGVREAVTPKEIGGREPTLWRYHEVLPVRSPEHAVSLGEGMTPLLRLPRYGRELGLSRLWMKDEGLVPTGTFKARGAAVGVSRAAELGVRGIAMPTNGNAGAAWALYAARAGLTSLIAMPDDAPAITMRECVAAGAELYRVDGLIGDAGKLIAAAVPRRPGVQDVSTLKEPYRIEGKKTMGYEIAEQFGWRLPDVILYPTGGGVGIIGIHKALLEMRELGWVTGELPKLVAVQATGCAPIVSAFERGARESEPFPDARTVAFGITVPKALGDFLVLDAVYETGGTAVAVTDEELLAAQRELAEREGTFVCPEGGACFAALRHLRESGWLEGDEDVVVLNTGAGIKYPETVPLDVPLLAKTDSIP, translated from the coding sequence GTGCCGTACTCGTTCCTCAGCCACCTCGACTGCTCCCGGACCGGCGAGCGCTTCGACGCCGACGCCGTCCAAGGGCTTTCGCCGTCGGGCGCGCCGCTGCTCGCGCGGTACGACCTCGACGGTGTCCGCGAAGCCGTGACGCCGAAGGAGATCGGCGGCCGCGAGCCGACGCTGTGGCGCTACCACGAGGTCCTGCCGGTGCGCTCGCCCGAGCACGCCGTCAGCCTCGGCGAAGGCATGACGCCGTTGCTGCGGCTGCCGCGCTACGGCCGTGAGCTGGGGCTTTCGCGGCTGTGGATGAAGGACGAAGGCCTGGTCCCGACCGGCACGTTCAAGGCACGCGGCGCCGCCGTCGGCGTCTCGCGGGCGGCCGAACTCGGCGTGCGCGGGATCGCGATGCCGACGAACGGCAACGCCGGCGCGGCGTGGGCGTTGTACGCGGCGCGCGCGGGGCTGACGAGCCTGATCGCGATGCCGGACGACGCCCCCGCGATCACCATGCGCGAGTGCGTTGCCGCGGGCGCCGAGCTGTACCGGGTGGACGGTCTCATCGGCGACGCGGGCAAGCTCATCGCCGCCGCGGTCCCGCGACGTCCCGGCGTGCAGGACGTCTCGACGTTGAAGGAGCCGTACCGCATCGAAGGCAAGAAGACGATGGGGTACGAGATCGCCGAGCAGTTCGGCTGGCGGCTGCCGGACGTCATCCTCTACCCCACCGGCGGCGGCGTCGGGATCATCGGCATCCACAAGGCACTGCTGGAGATGCGGGAGCTGGGCTGGGTGACCGGCGAGCTGCCGAAACTCGTCGCGGTGCAGGCGACCGGGTGCGCGCCGATCGTGTCCGCGTTCGAACGCGGCGCGCGCGAAAGCGAGCCGTTCCCCGACGCGCGGACGGTCGCGTTCGGCATCACCGTGCCCAAGGCCCTGGGTGATTTCCTCGTGCTGGACGCGGTTTACGAGACCGGTGGGACCGCGGTCGCCGTCACCGACGAAGAACTCCTTGCCGCGCAACGGGAACTCGCCGAGCGCGAAGGCACCTTCGTCTGCCCAGAAGGCGGAGCGTGCTTCGCCGCGCTGCGGCACCTTCGCGAGTCCGGGTGGCTCGAGGGCGACGAAGACGTCGTCGTGCTCAACACCGGCGCCGGGATCAAGTACCCGGAGACGGTGCCGCTCGACGTGCCGCTGCTGGCGAAGACGGACTCGATTCCTTAG
- a CDS encoding YciI family protein: MRFLMMHRIDESDPQAWNPSPEFIEKMGAFIQESAEKGILITAEGVHKTDKGALVRKPRGAAIRVTDGPFAEAKEVIGGFALINAADRAEAVEFARRYVELFDLEIEVEVRQVVEFEDLQQG; this comes from the coding sequence ATGCGTTTCCTCATGATGCACCGGATCGACGAGAGCGACCCGCAGGCGTGGAACCCCAGCCCGGAGTTCATCGAGAAGATGGGCGCGTTCATCCAGGAGTCGGCGGAGAAGGGCATCCTGATCACGGCCGAGGGCGTGCACAAGACGGACAAGGGCGCGCTGGTCCGCAAGCCGCGCGGCGCCGCGATCCGCGTCACCGACGGCCCGTTCGCCGAGGCCAAGGAGGTCATCGGCGGGTTCGCGCTGATCAACGCCGCCGACCGCGCGGAAGCCGTCGAGTTCGCCCGTCGTTACGTCGAGTTGTTCGACCTGGAGATCGAGGTGGAGGTCCGGCAGGTCGTCGAGTTCGAGGACCTGCAGCAGGGCTGA
- a CDS encoding enoyl-CoA hydratase/isomerase family protein, protein MTVSVLDLGDDENRFSPDWLQRVHSFLDGVEGALVTTGGGKFYSNGLDLEWLTAHGDQAQQYVTDVQELFARVLTLPVPTVAAVNGHAFGAGAMLAMAHDFRVMRADRGYFCFPEADINIPFTPGMAALIQGKLTPAAAIASMTTGRRFGGADALETGLVDEIASESELVKVASERVRALAGKDRGTLGAIKATMFAPAVTALRAAA, encoded by the coding sequence GTGACCGTTTCCGTGCTCGACCTCGGCGACGACGAAAACCGCTTCTCCCCCGACTGGCTGCAGCGCGTCCATTCCTTTTTGGACGGTGTGGAAGGCGCGCTGGTCACCACCGGCGGCGGGAAGTTCTACTCGAACGGCCTCGACCTGGAGTGGCTGACCGCGCACGGCGACCAGGCCCAGCAGTACGTCACCGACGTGCAGGAGCTGTTCGCGCGGGTGCTGACGCTGCCGGTCCCGACGGTGGCGGCGGTCAACGGCCACGCGTTCGGCGCGGGCGCGATGCTGGCGATGGCGCACGACTTCCGCGTGATGCGCGCCGATCGAGGGTATTTCTGCTTCCCGGAGGCGGACATCAACATCCCGTTCACGCCGGGGATGGCGGCGCTGATCCAGGGCAAGCTCACCCCGGCGGCGGCGATCGCTTCGATGACGACGGGACGCCGGTTCGGGGGCGCCGATGCGCTGGAAACCGGCCTGGTGGACGAAATCGCGAGCGAGTCCGAACTGGTGAAGGTGGCTTCCGAGCGGGTGCGCGCGCTGGCGGGCAAGGACCGCGGCACGCTGGGCGCGATCAAGGCGACGATGTTCGCCCCCGCCGTCACGGCGCTGCGGGCGGCTGCGTAG
- a CDS encoding YciI family protein — protein MKYMLLINAATDADGQAVSQCTFEDWQVYDKSVKDAGIFVTGHSLADLTTATTVRVDDRGERVVTDGPFAESREVLGGYYVIDVPDLDIALDWAARCPGARDGGSMVVRPVASFED, from the coding sequence GTGAAGTACATGCTGCTGATCAACGCCGCGACCGACGCCGACGGCCAGGCCGTCTCGCAGTGCACCTTCGAGGACTGGCAGGTCTACGACAAGTCGGTCAAGGACGCCGGCATCTTCGTCACCGGCCACTCGCTGGCCGACCTGACCACCGCGACCACGGTCCGGGTCGACGACCGCGGCGAGCGGGTCGTCACCGACGGCCCGTTCGCCGAGTCGCGGGAGGTGCTCGGCGGCTACTACGTCATCGACGTGCCGGACCTCGACATCGCCCTCGACTGGGCGGCGCGGTGCCCGGGTGCCCGCGACGGCGGGTCGATGGTGGTCCGCCCGGTCGCGTCGTTCGAGGACTGA
- a CDS encoding arsenate reductase family protein, whose product MEIWVNPACAKCRSAVSMLDDAGAKYTVRRYLEDPPTAAELTGVLERLGLEPWDITRTAEPIAKELGLKTWGRTPDDRSRWIDALAEHPKLIQRPIITADDGTTVVARDPETVRSVL is encoded by the coding sequence GTGGAGATCTGGGTCAACCCGGCGTGCGCGAAGTGCCGGTCCGCGGTGTCGATGCTCGACGATGCGGGCGCGAAGTACACCGTGCGCCGCTACCTCGAAGACCCGCCGACGGCGGCGGAACTCACCGGCGTGCTCGAGCGCCTCGGCCTCGAACCGTGGGACATCACGCGCACGGCCGAGCCGATCGCGAAGGAGCTCGGCCTCAAGACGTGGGGCCGCACGCCCGACGACCGGTCCCGCTGGATCGACGCGCTGGCCGAGCACCCGAAGCTGATCCAGCGGCCGATCATCACCGCCGACGACGGCACGACCGTCGTCGCCCGCGACCCCGAAACGGTTCGCTCGGTCCTCTAA
- a CDS encoding DUF1295 domain-containing protein, with product MDALRVCLYVFAGVTLGTWLASVLTREYSWVDRIWSIVPVVYLAIFAGAAGFADARLNVMFALVTLWGIRLTFNFARKGGYAPGGEDYRWAVLRERMAPWQFQVFNFFFISLYQNAILLLITLPALTAYEHRGSFGVADVVVAVVFLAFLVGETIADQQQWVFHREKHAGRAPTRFLQSGLFRYSRHPNFFFEQAQWWVIAVFGIVAGGLQWTVIGAVLLTLLFVGSTKFTESITLSRYSEYADYQRRTSAVVPWPARG from the coding sequence ATGGACGCGCTGCGGGTCTGCCTGTACGTCTTCGCCGGGGTGACGCTCGGCACCTGGCTGGCTTCCGTGCTGACCAGGGAGTACTCCTGGGTGGACCGGATCTGGTCGATCGTCCCGGTCGTCTACCTGGCGATCTTCGCCGGCGCCGCCGGGTTCGCCGACGCCCGGCTGAACGTGATGTTCGCGCTCGTCACCTTGTGGGGGATCCGGCTGACGTTCAACTTCGCCCGGAAGGGTGGTTACGCCCCCGGCGGCGAGGACTACCGGTGGGCGGTGCTGCGCGAACGGATGGCGCCGTGGCAGTTCCAGGTGTTCAACTTCTTCTTCATCTCGCTGTACCAGAACGCGATCCTGCTGCTGATCACGCTGCCGGCGTTGACCGCTTACGAGCACCGGGGCTCGTTCGGGGTGGCGGACGTCGTCGTCGCGGTGGTTTTCCTGGCGTTCCTGGTCGGGGAGACGATCGCGGACCAGCAGCAGTGGGTGTTCCACCGCGAGAAGCACGCGGGCCGCGCGCCGACGCGGTTCCTGCAGAGCGGGCTGTTCCGGTATTCGCGGCACCCGAACTTCTTCTTCGAGCAGGCGCAGTGGTGGGTGATCGCGGTGTTCGGGATCGTCGCCGGCGGTCTGCAGTGGACGGTCATCGGAGCGGTGTTGCTCACGCTGTTGTTCGTCGGCTCGACGAAGTTCACCGAGAGCATCACGCTGAGCCGGTACTCCGAGTACGCGGACTACCAGCGGCGGACGTCCGCGGTGGTCCCGTGGCCGGCTCGCGGATGA
- a CDS encoding carbon-nitrogen hydrolase family protein, which produces MAGSRMTLVGALQLGTGVPVERILTFEDEIRGTSLVVLPEAVLGGYPGRVPFADYFGASVTVPGPETTALAGLSARTGASLVAGVIERDGSTLYSTAVFLDPALGLVAKHRKLVPTARERLAWGRGDGSTLPAVPTAAGLAGAAICWENHMPLFRAAMYAKGVEIWCAPTADDRDVWQASMRHIADEGRCFVISACPYETSGDDPFRGGSVIVGPLGDVLAGPLRDAEGLITAEIDRKDVVTARQSLDVSGHYARPDVFSLTVDERPRDGVTFLR; this is translated from the coding sequence GTGGCCGGCTCGCGGATGACGCTCGTCGGTGCCCTGCAGCTCGGGACCGGGGTTCCGGTCGAGCGGATCTTGACTTTCGAGGACGAAATCCGGGGCACCTCGCTGGTGGTCCTGCCCGAAGCGGTCCTCGGCGGGTACCCGGGCCGGGTGCCGTTCGCGGACTACTTCGGCGCGTCGGTGACGGTCCCCGGGCCGGAGACCACCGCGCTGGCCGGGCTTTCGGCCCGGACGGGCGCCTCGCTGGTCGCCGGCGTGATCGAGCGCGACGGCTCGACGCTGTACAGCACGGCGGTGTTCCTCGACCCGGCGCTGGGCTTGGTCGCCAAGCACCGCAAGCTGGTCCCGACCGCCCGCGAGCGCCTGGCCTGGGGCCGCGGCGACGGCTCGACCCTCCCGGCCGTCCCGACGGCGGCGGGCCTGGCGGGCGCGGCGATCTGCTGGGAGAACCACATGCCGCTGTTCCGCGCGGCGATGTACGCGAAAGGCGTGGAGATCTGGTGCGCCCCGACGGCGGACGACCGCGACGTCTGGCAGGCGTCGATGCGCCACATCGCGGACGAGGGCCGGTGTTTCGTGATTTCGGCGTGCCCGTACGAGACTTCGGGCGACGACCCGTTCCGCGGCGGCAGCGTGATCGTCGGCCCACTGGGCGACGTGCTGGCCGGGCCGCTGCGGGACGCGGAGGGCCTGATCACGGCGGAGATCGACCGGAAGGACGTTGTGACGGCGCGGCAGAGCCTCGACGTGTCGGGGCATTACGCGCGCCCGGACGTCTTCTCGCTGACGGTGGACGAGCGCCCCCGGGACGGCGTCACCTTCCTGAGGTGA